A segment of the Limisphaerales bacterium genome:
TGGCGAGGTTGCCGTACAGGTTAGCTCCCTGCTTGAGCAGCGCCTGAGGGTTCTGAAAATTTTGTAGTAACATCTGCGCGCGTGAGTATTGCGTGCCGTCGGTGAGTAGCATGTTTACCTTACCATCGGCCCCCATACTGTAGGAGCTGATGCTCGCTCCACCGGTCAGGGTAAGCGACGAGACAGTGCCCGTGTCCTTGTAAAGTTTGAACCCGCTTCCCGCCGTGGTGATGTCCACCGTGTTGGTGCCCGCCGTGGCGTCGGCGGAGGTGGTGTGGAAATAAATATCATTGGTGGATATCCGGGCGTAGTACGCCTTGCCGTCGGTTAACCCGCCGGGCATGGTGCCGCCGGTTACATAAAATGTATCGCCCGTAGACATCCCGTGGCCGGTGGCGAGAGTCATTTTATCGCTGGCGTAGGTGACACTGCTCACGGTGACCTCCGTTGGGCTGGCGACGGTGTGATTCACTTTATTTGCACCGGAGGCCGCATCGGCAGCGGTGTTGTGCAAACTGAAGGTGTCATCGGTGACCTTTGCCACAAAATAAACGGTGGACGTGGTAGCCGTTCCGCCGGCCACACTGGGCACGGTGCTGCTGAATTTCACCTGGTTGCCCGTGGTGTATGCATGGGCGGTTTTTGTGAAAATATTGGTGGAGGTATCCAGAGACACGCTGGAGCGATCCTCGGTGTATTTACCCACATCGAGCTTGATATCGCCAATCTCCGCCTGCTCAGCCGTAGTATTCGCGGGAGCCTGTTTATTGAGGCCCTGCACGCGGTAACCATCGTTGGTCACCAGCATACCATTCTTGTCCTCACGGAAATCTCCCGCGCGGGTGACGAACAACTCGTTGGTGGTGGCATCTTTCACCATGAAAAAGCCTTCACCAGTGATGGCCATATCCGTGCGCACGCCGGTTTGCTTGATGGCGCCTTGAGTAAACTGGTTTTTGATGGCCGACACGGTGACACCATTACCCACCTGCATGCCGGCTTGGCCACTGGTGGTTTCACCGTCTGGCGTGGGGGCCCGCATGGTTTGCGCGAGGGTGTCTGAGAAATCGACGCGGGCGCCCTTAAAGCCAACGG
Coding sequences within it:
- a CDS encoding flagellar hook-basal body complex protein — encoded protein: MIRSLNTGVLGIKQFQTSLDAIGNNLANINTVGFKGARVDFSDTLAQTMRAPTPDGETTSGQAGMQVGNGVTVSAIKNQFTQGAIKQTGVRTDMAITGEGFFMVKDATTNELFVTRAGDFREDKNGMLVTNDGYRVQGLNKQAPANTTAEQAEIGDIKLDVGKYTEDRSSVSLDTSTNIFTKTAHAYTTGNQVKFSSTVPSVAGGTATTSTVYFVAKVTDDTFSLHNTAADAASGANKVNHTVASPTEVTVSSVTYASDKMTLATGHGMSTGDTFYVTGGTMPGGLTDGKAYYARISTNDIYFHTTSADATAGTNTVDITTAGSGFKLYKDTGTVSSLTLTGGASISSYSMGADGKVNMLLTDGTQYSRAQMLLQNFQNPQALLKQGANLYGNLA